ATAAGAATCACAATTATCACTAAATTATAATCCTTTAAGTCAAATAAAATGAAACAAACgtaaattgtgaaattaagatctaatttaaaattaaaatttcatttcatttaaattataatatatcaaAAAGTCCCCCTAGCTTTTGAAAAAGCACAAGCTTTTTGTCCCCCACGCCAAACTTTGGCAGCACGCCGATCCAGGTCCGGCCTTCGCTTCACGCCTCCAGGCCCTCCGGCGACCGGTGATCAGCGACCTGCACAGCGCGGCCGAGAGCACGCCGCGACTCCAGGTCTGCCGCTTGCCGATCCAGACAAGAGAGAAATATATGGGATTTGGAACGAGAGCAAGAGAGTGAAGAAAAGCTGGCAGCACGCAGCGACTTTGGCAGCACGCCGAGTTGGACGGCTCCACCGCTTCTCCAGCTCCCCACCGCTTCTCCGGCCGGCCGCGCTCCAGGACGGTCTCTCATCTGCTCGGATTCTCGATCCGGTGGACGGCGCTGATAGCACGACGGGCCTGCCGATCCAGAGGGCTCTCACCGCGAGGGCTCTTCTCCGATCCAGACTCCAGACTCTCCTCCGTCGAGGGCTCTTCACCGATCCAGACTCCAGACTCTCCCACCGCGAGGGCTCTTCTCCGGCCGGCCGCGAATCCAGACTCTCCACCGGCGCTCCTGCCGGTGATGGATTCGAGTTCACCGGAAGTCCATCGTGACAAGGGGGGCCTCAATCTTCCCCTGGTCTCTTCTAATTTTGACAGGTCTCGATCTAATTCCCCTGCCAATGTTCCGTCTCAGCACCCGCCTCTCGTAAAGCCGGGTTATTCTTCCGGCGCAGTGGCTGTTGGGCAGCGCTCGTCGGGTTTTTCACCGGCGCAGAGTTTGATCGGTGAGCCTCACCAGGCCATCCCTGGTTTGATACAGCCGCTGCCGACTTCAGTAGCGCAGGTGCCGGGTTCTGCTCCGGCTGTTTCTTTCGCTGCCAAAGTAGCTGATAAAGTCCAACCCAAATCCCTTAAGAAGCCGGATGTTGCAGCATATGGCCTCCGAGGCCTTCAAATACAGCGACAAGGAGAGGTTGTCACCCTTTCAGTGCCCAAATCGGAATATCAAACAAAGTTGGAAGAGTTTCAATTTGCACTAATCGGTAGACTTATCCAACGTAAAGGGGACAAGCCACGCACGTTCGCCGACCTCTCTCATGAACTTCGAACCATATGGCAGTGCGCCGACTGTCAACTGGTGCCCATGGCTAAGGGATTCTTCGTTGTTAAATTTTTGACGATGGAAGCGAAAAAGAAAGCTAAGGGGAGTTCTTTTCTCCAACTGTCAATCGGCCACGTACGCTTCCGTGAATGGACTAGGTATTTCGATCCGTATAAGGAAGTGTCGTCTCTGGCTCAGGTATGGGTTCGGATATATTATCTCCCTGTGGAGTTATGGACTCCGGTGATTATTGCTGGTATAGGTCGTGTGCTTGGTCATCCTATGCGAATTGATAATGCCTCCGCAACTGGTCATGTGGGACACTTTGCGCGGGTTTTGGTGGAACTTGacatggctttgcctattctcaactcgatgtacattgatgacggcgatagatcgttctacattgagtttggttttgaatctatgCCCCTTTTTTGCTCACGTTGTAAACTTACAGGTCATTCAACGGATAAATGCCGGAGAGCTGAGAGAGCCACGAGCAAGCAAAAGATCACTGAGCCTCCTGTTGTGGTtgtgaagaatcttgataaggAAGAGGGTCCGACTCCTGCATGGCTGCCCAAAGTTGATATTCTTAAACGTCTATCAGGTCCTGATCTTCTAGACGCGGCaccttttaagaaaaatgatctccctctcacgggggatgctaaccgatatcaagcgctagatgaggatgaggaagaggaagtggagGAGACTATCATTGCGGACTCCAATTATGAAGCAGAGCCTTTACATGAGGAAGAAAATGTTGGGTCGCCTCACACGGACAAGGCTAGTGATAAGGAGGGCTCGAATGTAGAgggaactttggagttggattcTGGAACGAATAGTGGAGCTGTGGCAGAGCAACAACcggtagttggggcagaagattcagcgagccagcgggttaattcgccgattaaggaagttgattttgataataaatccatttcttctccggatgacatggcgagtcgtattattaggttagaggagcaagttaatcaggggatgcagttgctctcggagcagaagtgcggacgtggtcgtccaaagggctcggtaaAGGGACGAGACCCTATACATGCAATTCCAgaaggttgtattaaaagtcgtctcaggaatgcggaagaaatgggtaACAAACCGAtggagtttgtggttgacgttaccaataggcctagtatgattgcaatgaataatgtcgtccataggcgttggtcggatgatttggataatgatcctgactttcctttttgagttctTCTCCTTCGCTTTTTAAGTTTTTGTACCCTTAGTCTGcattttgtgctttcaagggatgttttttctttttcactttataataaacctcaatttaataataatatatcaaAAAGTCaagattttaatttgaaatcaaattcaagtgaattttaaaattgagtgataatTTTATAGTTACTACTATTATAACTGTGCCATGCACAgtacaaataatataaaattatatatataggggagggctacagtaaaaatacttcttaaaatataaatataaacgttttttaatgtacgaattttatccaacagggttacgaattcatccaacatggttacgaattgtgaaaaataattttttgctacctttgggattcgaacccaagaccacgaattcatccaaaagggttacgaatcaaccgtagatcttgatgatctaagggctgaaaatcatttatattttatacacttaagagtgtttttattctagccctcccctatgtatatatatatatatatatatatatatatatatatatatatatgaagttaATTCATAAGGTAATTATCAATACAATCAAAAACATCAAATGATaaatattgaataatttttaaatcgTTGTTGACTAGTccatttaattgattaattcatTGCTAGTATTTTAGTGATAATGTGAGAACAATATATTTGttcttaaaattaatatattcactgtaaaaattaatgcacaaaaaaatataaatttcgcTCGCGTCATAATTCGACTTAGGTACTGTATACATCTATCGTAGATCTTTACGATCGTAGGGCTGAGAATGGTTGTTCTCAATCCTCATTTTAAATAAGGTTCTCATTTgaacaattttatatatataggtgttGATTATTGTGAGAACTATATTTATGATCATAATGTGAGAACAATGCATTTGTAACATTCACCATTCACCATTCGCATGTACCATTTTTGGGAGGTAGacatgttctttttttttttttccaatttcagTATAAATTTTATTTGGGTTAAGGTGCAAATAGGCCCCCAAATTGTGAGTCCTTATAGCGATTTGCTCCCTTACTCATTGTGTGTGCAATTTACCCCCTAAACTTCAAAAAATCGCACATTTAAGCCCCTCTGACCTAACTCCGTTAGTCAACGTtagttagtaattttttttaatgctaattgtggggcccaccttcatttcttcttcttctaccttTACACTAATGGCTTCTCCGCCCTCTTATCCACCGCCTCCCACCCCCACTCCCCCAGGAAAACCGCTGCTGCCACCCCCGTATTCATCTCCCTCGTCATTTCCACCGCCGTCGCTCTCTCCGCCGCTGCCGCATTGTccttcctcttcttctcctcGAAAGCAGGGGATTATTGTCGAGGAGGTTGGCTTCTTCATCCCTCGCTTCTTCATAAGTCTTGTCGCCGATGCGGTTTCTGACGCAGACGTAGCCGAGGCCGATATTGACATCGTCTGCGACGATCTTCTTGAGCAGCCCCTCCGGCGACTTATCGGCTTTCGTGACAACGGCGAGAGTCCTCTGCCCTGTTTTGTCCACTTTTTGCGACATCTGAATCGACTCACATGTCGAGAAATCGACGCTGGCGGATAGAACGTTTAAAATTATGCCCTCCTCCAGCGTAATGTACTTCATTATGATGTTCGAACATATCCTCCGGCTGGCCCTTGACTGGAACCCTAGTGATTCCGGGGAGATCGATCATGGTGAGGTCGGGGACGCCTTTCTTCTTGACAACGAGAGTCAAGGGGGTGTTGGAGATCCTGTTCCCTTTGCCGGCGATTTCCTGAGTGGTGTACATGATCTCATCGACGACGTTGGCTTCGTCAGTTTGAACGGTTCTGCCGTTGAATTCGAGGAAGAGCTGAGGCTCGGGGCTCGGGTGATTCTTGAGCCTCATGATGAGAGGGACTCTGGTGCAGATGTCGTCGCCGCGGGGGAGGCGGATGTCGGCAAGGGATTCGAGGACGCTGGATTTGCCGGAGGACTGGTCGCCGACGACGACGATGATGGGGAGCTGCATGCCTTCCTGCATGATCTTGAGGTGGCGCAGCTTGTCTACGGTGTCCAGCAGTGGCCGGATCCGGGCGTTGTAGGGGGAAACGATGGGGGCGTCATGAGCCGTCGCCGGAGATGATTCTTGGTCCTCTTCTTCAGCTTGTTGGCGATGGTGTTTGGATATTTTGAGCAGATTGGTGTGaaggtagaagaagaagaagaagaaaggaaggtgggccccacaattagaataaaaaataaataaataaattactaattaacgTTGACTGACGGAGTTAGGTCAGAGGAGCAAAATGCTATAAGAGCTCACACTCCAGGGGCCTATCTGCAGCTTAACccattttattttgattataatttatttatttttttaaacaaattttGATTATAATTTCATTAAGGGTAAATCTTTTTACAGAAAAAATTATTAGTAgaagtaatatatttttattttattagttaattttattttctattaaatgAAGTGATTATTTAAAAGTattaatactttaaaataagttaattttttgttttttgaataAACTTGAAAAACGTTATTTTAATTGTGGGGTCATTAAAGACATATTTATCTTTTCGTACAAAATGGTTAGATAACATACAGGATACAGCTTTGTAAGTGTACTTTTataagttttataaattattttattgatcCTTTGTATaactataatataaaattttatatataaattaaagcTAAAAGATTGGACTCCAACTGATAGTATTAAATGGTTTTTAGGTATGAAAATTGATTActgatttttagatatgaaaattgattaaaaatttagaaaaaaataagaatgaatgagaattgaagaaaattaaaatagaataattatacgacgccacgtaggataggatttattttactattattttcaATTCTAAGTTTAGAACTTAGAGTTATAAGTTGAgaacttaataataataatcaccATTAGTGaatcattaattaatattgaactACTTCATCTCAATTCAAAGTTTAGAACTTAGAATTATAATATGATAATCATACTTTAACATAAGAATGATCAACACTATTAACGAATCATGAACTAATTGAACTAATTCATCACAATCCTAAACTTATAACTTGGAATTATAATATGAGAATCATATTTTTAACACAAGAATGATCGCCacttgatcactaatttattagcaattaAAACTACAACTAACACAACGCAATTGTAGTAATAAATAgcaaccgagtatcgtatcctcggGGACTGATAAATGAAATGACTCTAAGTACTCCTAATCTAAACCATCACAGTATCCAGGCAATCGATATAGGAAGAAGATTTAATCAAAACTAAATTGCAAACAATAGCAAATAAAATTCAGGTAAAGAAATCAAATGATAAAGCAACTGATCCTAAGATAGTAAAGTCGTTAACTAAATCCACACAATCAACCTATTAATCTTatttaccaatttaatccagttatgatgagagatcacacatTTAATCAAATACTCTCGTCAGAGCAGCAAagatcgtagattaataaattatctatctaCGTCAGGTCTCAAgataatctactaactcccaatagcttcTAAAAAtggctccctatgatccacctatctccgtcaggtctcaaggttaaaatcatatcatacattcctgaatccgctaaacagttatctccgtcaggtctcaaaccgaatagctataCATACAAATTATTGGCCGAATAATCCACAATAAATTAAGCACcgggaattatgaatcataaactggaagtcAAATAGacattaacaaattaatcacataaattcagttaactatttacaaaccctaaaatcataTAAAGAAGAGACATAATGAAattaaacataaacataataaaaaagaacacaattgtaaaaactgaattaaataaaactctgaataaaactgAAAGAataatcttgaatcttcaatctttgCAGAAATTCAATTCAAGCTCTAAAAattaaaagcaataaaaattaaaagctatcaaattgagaaaataaagtttgtCAATaagtcaaaagaagacctatatatagtgccagagtaaaatacagagtttgaacCCAAAAATAACtctaaaaatcgaaaaaaatcgGAAAACCGCCCGACTCGAcgaccgccgagttggtcgccgttttATGCCTTCAAAATCCACCAAATCGGCGCTCGCCGAACATGCAACGCAAAGCGTAAAACTGAAACAGGGACTTCGGCGGTCGATTTTCTTCTTGAAAATGTCGGTTTTCGGCGACCTACACCAgtgggtcgccgtttttggactgctgcgcgcgatgttttaGTTTTGATCATATCTTTCTCATCCGAACTTCGATTTGTAATCTGTTTGCGCTCAcaaactcctctcgagacgatctacaacttatATTTCAGACATATtttccaaattcaatctcaagaTTCCtgtaaattccatcaaatttagaacaagtatcatatttaacaagataaagcaatagaagcacaaaacaaccatccaacactcaatttcctataaaattgacatcgtatgaacactaaaaatcatggaaatatgagtgttatcaccaATATTAGTGAATCATAAACTAATTGAACTAATTCATCTCAATATATTAATACAAAAATTGatagaaaatattttctaaaaataaattaatgtatgATTCTCATCTTATAACTCTAAATTATAAAGTTTGAGATATGAGATGAATTAGTATGATTATATCATGATTCACTTTTAATGTATTATTTCATCTTACAACTCTAACTTATAACTACATCCTGTTTGGCCTTTATTGGCTATCTTCTCTCCTTCGTTGAGAGCCCTCGTCTTTCTCTCATTTGTTGAGAGCTTTTGGTTTTTCCTTGGTTTTCCTTGTTTTGTTCTTTATGGAAGCAGATATGGCAGGACTACATCTTGAGGGGGAAGACGATGAACTTCTCCTGGAAGATGAGATTACGGGAGATTCATCGGTCTCAGCGGATCTCTGCCTTGTTGGACGATTCATCACAGATCAACCAGTAAATTTCAACTTGATGCGGAGCCGTCTTGCTGGCATTTGGCGCCCGGGGAAAGGAGTCTTCATGAAAGATATTGGTGAGGGTCGCTTTATTTTCCAATTCTTCCATGAAGTTGATCTCAAGCGCGTCTTTGAAGGTGGGCCTTGGTCTTTTGGTAATCTTCCGCTTATTCTTCATCACCTACGACGGGGCGAATTTCCTCTAAAAGTGCCCCTGGATACGCTACTTTTTTGGTACAAATTCATGATCTACCTGCCGGTTATCTTACGGAGGGGATCGGAAAACTGCTTGGAAAATTCATTGGAACATTTTTGGAGTATGATAGCACAAACTCGACTGGGGTTTGGCGTCAGTACATGAGAGTAAGAGTGGGAGTTCGTGTGGATGACCCTCTTAAGAGattcaagaaaataaagaataaagatggatCATCGTTCACTGTCAACTTTAGGTATGAGCGGCTCCATATCTTCTGTTTTTTATGTGGCCGCCTAGGTCACTCTGAAAATTTCTGCGAACTAATGTTCAATGCTGAGGTCAAAGATTCGGAAAGACAATGGGGTACGTGGCTGAAAGCAGCCGACCGGAGAGGCCAGACCCTTGCCGGCGACAAATGGATCAGGACCGAAGGAGGAGAAGAAAACCCTAGTGGGGTGGCGGCTCAAACTAGGGTTTCCTCAAAGGCGCCTCAAACTGAGCCGAAACAGAAGGAGCAAGAATCACGTAATATACATTCTCGGATTATTTCGATCCGTGATTCGCGCGAGTCAATCCCACAGATCTTGCCTCGTCAGATTCTCCAAGATATCAGTTACAAACAAAACAACCTGGATTTCATGCAACTTGTAGCCCCCAACGCGACGTACTCGGAGGAAAGGAAACGGCGGCGGGGATACAACTCTGATAACACCGGAAACACCTCATCATCTGAGCTCTTTCTCGCTGGTTCTACCGGGGATGGTTCAGATGTTTCTACTCTCTCAGGGGCGGGCTCCGAGCACGGAGTCGGCCGGTCCCAATGAATTCCTTAAGTTGGAATTGCAGGGGGCTGGGCCATCCCCTTGCGATTCCTACTTTATGTGGGCTTGTTCGCGCTCACAAGGCTAACTTTGTCTTCTTGTGCGAGACTTTATCGCAAAAGCAAAAGATTGAGGAAATTAGAACTCGGCTCCATTTTGAGGGCTGCCTTACTGTTGACTGTCAGGGACGCAGTGGAGGACTTTGTATGCTCTGGAAAGTGTCCTCATCATGCAAAGTTATTGGGTACTCAAGGAATCATATTGACATTCATGTGATCGACGCTAATGGCGATTGGCGCCTTACGGGTTTCTATGGATACCCAGAAAGAAATCGACGAAGAGATTCTTTGGATTTTCTCCGACGTTTGGCCAGCATCAGCCCACTCCCGTGGGTGGTTATGGGCGATTTCAATGATTTACTTGATCCAGGAGAAAAAAGAGGAAGAGTTGAGCATCCGAATTGGCTCTTCCAAGGATTTCGTTCGGCTATTATTGATGTTGGTATCTCGGATATCCCCCGTTCCAGATACCAATTCACTTGGTCCAGAGGGCTGGACTCTGCAAACTTTGTCGAGGAGCGGTTGGACCGAGCTATGGCTAATAGCGACTGGAAAACTCTATTCCCGGAGGCCACCCTCATTCCCCTCACAGCAGCTATGTCGGATCATGTTCCTATTCTTCTTAAATGCAAGGGTTTGGCTGTTCCTAACTCTTTTCGCAGGTTCCGTTTTGAAAACAAATGGTGTTTAGAATCGGATCTACCTAACGTTGTCCGGGACTGTTGGACGAATCTTTCCGGAGTAACGGTGACCAATCGACTCACGGCGGTGTCAGAATCTCTAACCATTTGGGTGAAGCAGATAGGGAGGAATGAGAGACTTTCCAAACAACATTTGCAACAGAGAATCTCCTCTTTACAAGGGCGGCGAGACTCAAACTCTATTTGGCAGTTGAAAAACGCGAGGAGTGACTTGGCTACTGTGCTTCTCCGTGAGGAGCAACATTGGAAACAACGCGCCAAACAACATTGGCTGAAGGACGGTGACTACAACACAAAGTTCTTCCACGCTATGGCGTCGGCTCGTCGGAAGACCAATTCCATTATAAAACTTCAAAGAGATGATGGAAGTTGGACCGTGGGAGAGGATGAGGTGCGTACTACAGCCCGTTCCTATTTTGAATCCTTATTTGATGCGTCTTCTACCCATGTTAATTACCACTAGGTTCTGAGTCGTCTTCAACCTAATATTGATGAGACAATGAACGAGACTCTTACTCGGCCTTTTCAAGTGGAGGAATTTAAGACGGCTGTTTTTCAGATGCACCCTGATAAAGCACCGGGCCCTGACGGTTTTAACCCAAAATTTTATCAGAAATTTTGGAATATTATTAGGGTCGATGTGGTTGATTGCTGCTCTTCATGGCTAAATAAGGGAAGTTTTCCGCCTAACCTGAATCACACGATGATCTCCCTCATTCCTAAGGTTGATTCACCTACCACCATAAAGGACCTCCGACCGATTGCTTTGTGCAATGTCCTCTACAAGATCATTTCTAAGGTTTTGTGTAATCGGCTGAAGTTGGCTTTGCCGTATCTTATTGATAGAGCACAATCGGCCTTTGTTGAGGGGAGACTTATACAGGACAACATTCTCATTGCTTTTGAAGCAATTCATACTATGAAACGGAAGACTCGGGGAAAGTTTGGAAACGTGGCTCTCAAGATCGATATTAGTAAGGCTTATGACCGCGTTGACTGGAATTATCTTGACGCTATTCTCAACCGGCTTGGTTTTTGTGAGCAATGGAGGACGTGGATTAGACTTTGCGTTAGCTCGGTCTCCTACGACGTCTTGGTTAATGGTGTTGCGGTTGGCCCTATTATGCCGGGACGAGGATTGCGCCAGGGAGACCCTTTGTCCCCGTATCTCTTTATTTTATGCGCTGAAGGTCTTTCGGCTATGATAAGATACGAGACGGACTGTGGAAACTTGCATGGTATTCAATTGGGTCGTGGAGGCCCCGCTGTTTCGCACCTTATGTTCGCGGACGACTGCCTTTTCTTTTGCCGAGCCACCCCAGCTGAATGCGGTACTCTTAAACGGGTTTTGAGCACGTACGAAGCAGCCTCGGGCCAAGCCATAAATTACCTAAAATCTGGTGTTTTCTATAGCTCCAACATCAATGACGTGGGGCGCGATGAGATTCCTGGTGTGCTGGGTGTCGCGACGTCGCTGAACACGGGGAGGTATCTTGGTCTCCCCTCTCTCGTGGGTCGAAAGAATAAAGATATCTTTCGTTATATCCGGGACCGTATGTGGAAGAAGATTCAAGGTTGGCAGGGGAAGAAACTCTCGAAGGCTGGTAAGGAAATTTTGATCAAAGGTGTCGCCCAAGCCATCCCCTCCTACTGCATGTCCATCTTCTTATTGCCTACTACTTTGACGGATGAGTTAGAGCGTCTTATGAACAGCTTCTGGTGGAGCAATAAAAGCGAACCGGGGAAAGGAATTAATTGGATGAAATGGGATCGGTTGTGCGTTGACAAGAAGATTGGAGGCCTTGGCTTTCGGAGTTTACAGCTCCTTAATCTCGCATTATTAGGAAAGTTGGGCTGGCGGGTGATTGATGAGCCGGATGCCCTCGTCTGTCGGGTGCTAAAGTCTAAATACTTCCCGCATGGTGACTTTCTTTCAGCCTCGGTGGGGCACAGTCCGAGTTTTACCTGGCGAAGTATATGTGCTGCGCAAGACCTGGTCCGTAGAGGAGTGCGGTGGAGGATTGGGGATGGAAATATGGTGCGAGTTTATGGAGATCCGTGGTTAAAAAATGATGACTGCTTCTGGATTTCGGGGGACCATCATCCTGACTTTAGCGAGCTGCGTGTCTCGGATCTTCTGGTGCCTGGTTCCCGTAGGTGGGACGTCGCCTTAGTTAACTCCCTCTTTACGCATGATGATGCTCAAAACATTCTGGGAATTCCTCTAACTCCCAATGTTCATCAAGATAAGCTAGTATGGCATTTCGAGGATAAGGGTCGATACACGGTGAAGTCGGCTTATAAGTTGGCGAGCTCCCTAACTCTTGATACTACGTACAGAGTTGATGGTCATTGGAGTAAGCTTTGGCAGATAAAGATTCCTCCTAGTATCCGAAGCTTCATCTGGAGGGCTGCAAGAAATAATTTGCCTTCAAATGAGAGACTCCTTTCCAGAGGCATTATGGTTGGAGGAACATGTGATACTTGCAATTCCAATATCGAAAACCTCTGGCACACTTTCTTTGCTTGTCCTTTCGCGAAAGATTGCTGGAGACACATTGGTTATTTGAGGTATATTGACGACATTACCAGCTGCAGCGAGTCCTTTACTGAAGCCCTCTTCCTCATTGTTGGCGATAATAATTGCGAACGCAGAGCCAAAGTTTGCATGGTTATGTCGCAAATCTAGAAAGACCGCAATGGAGTCATTTGGAAAGGCTCTACTCCTACTCCCGCGCGGTCGATCACCCTGGCTATTGACAGGTGGCTGGACTGGATTCTGGCTCGTCGGAAACTCGCAACTCAGGAGCCTCCTCATCCTATTATCGACTTCTGTGTGGGTTGGCATTCTCTTTAGTCAGGGGCGGTTCTCTGTAATGTCGACGCGACCTTTTTTTCCGAGACTAATGCCGTTGGTATTGGGATTGCTATTCGAAGCTCTGAGGGTAATTTCATAGCGGGGAAGGTTGTGACGTTTGTGGGACTCCCTAGAGTGGTGGAGGGGGAACTCGTGGGAATAAAAGAAGCGTTATCGTGGCTGAAAGAATTGGGTTATCTGCAAGGTAGAGTGGAGTCCGACTGCATGCAAGCTTGTGAGGTGATAGCTTCGGGTGAACGGAATATTTCTGAGATGGGGTCTTTGGCAGCCTTTGCCGTGAGGAGTTATCGCTGTTGCCGGGCTTCCAGTTGCGACATGTCAGGAGAGCTCGCAATATGATTGCGCATGATTTAGCTAAAGTTTCGAGAGATTTTCATACACaccatgtttggaatgaacccccgTCATTTGTGGTGGGTCATCTCCATTTACCATGCTCTTGTGTCTAATAATATATCTCTCtttaccctaaaaaaaaaaacttataactACATCCACTAATCCAATTGAAACTAGATCACTAATCCAAATTGAACTAGATCCACTAATCGGATTAGAACTAGATCACTAATACAATTGAAACTACGTCCACTAATTTACGTCGACTAATCAAATTCGAACTAGATCTACTAATTCATTTGGAAATATATCACCAGTCCAATTAAAACAACATCCACCTATCCAATTTAGAACTTATTGTTCACCATTATTAGTGAATCATGAATTAATTGAACTAATTCATCGCAATTCTAAGTTCAAAACTTAGAATTATAATATGAGAATCATACTTTTAATATGAGAATGATCACCACTATCAGTGAATCATGAATTAATTGAACTAGTTCAATTATAAGTTTAGAATCACCACTAAGTTTAGTATGATATATTAAGataatctatatatctatatattatataaaagagatATGAAACTTCACCCTAGGGATTACCAAGACTTATGGTTAAATCGCAAAGCAGTAATTTTGCAaaagtagtactccctccgtcccattagtagtgtctcatttcttttgggcacggagattaagaagtgtgtacaaagtagataaagtaggttggtggaaattatttaaatattaggtatagagagaaaaaatattatcataaaGGGAATGTGACACTAttaatgggacaacccaaacaTAAAAGtgagacac
The genomic region above belongs to Salvia miltiorrhiza cultivar Shanhuang (shh) chromosome 5, IMPLAD_Smil_shh, whole genome shotgun sequence and contains:
- the LOC131025971 gene encoding LOW QUALITY PROTEIN: putative dynamin-related protein 4A (The sequence of the model RefSeq protein was modified relative to this genomic sequence to represent the inferred CDS: inserted 2 bases in 1 codon), which produces FYLHTNLLKISKHHRQQAEEEDQESSPATAHDAPIVSPYNARIRPLLDTVDKLRHLKIMQEGMQLPIIVVVGDQSSGKSSVLESLADIRLPRGDDICTRVPLIMRLKNHPSPEPQLFLEFNGRTVQTDEANVVDEIMYTTQEIAGKGNRISNTPLTLVVKKKGVPDLTMIDLPGITRVPVKGQPEDMFEXIIMKYITLEEGIILNVLSASVDFSTCESIQMSQKVDKTGQRTLAVVTKADKSPEGLLKKIVADDVNIGLGYVCVRNRIGDKTYEEARDEEANLLDNNPLLSRRRRGRTMRQRRRERRRWK